The Myxococcales bacterium region CCCGCGTTCCCTACGGAACGCGCGCGCCGGGCACCGTCGTCCGCTACGCGCAGGCTTGCGCGCAACATCTCGTCGGACGAGGCGTCAAGGCCATCGTCATCGCGTGCAACACCGTTAGCGCCGTTGCGCCGGAGCGGCTGCGCATCGACCTCGACCGCCCCGTCCTCGGGGTCATCGAGCCGGGCGCGCGCGCCGCCGTCGCCGCATCGAAGACCGGCCGCATCGGCGTCCTCGCGACAGCCGGTACCATCGCGTCGGGCGCCTACGCTCGGGCCGTCACCAACTTGTCGACGCGGAGCGAAGTCACCGGGCAGGCGGCGCCGCTCTTGGTGCCCTTGGCAGAGGAGGGCTGGCTCGAGGGCGAGGTGCCACGCCTCGCCGTGAGACGGTACCTGGAGCCGCTGGCAAGGGCCCGCGTCGACGTCGTCGTGCTCGGCTGCACGCACTATCCGCTGTTGCGCGGCACCATCGAGAGCGAGGCTCGCGCCCTCATCGACAAGGACGTCGCCGTCGTCGACAGCGCGAGCACCATGGCCGACGAAGTCCGCGGGTTCTTGGATGCTCGGCAGCTTCACCGTGTGTCTTCCGTGAGAGGGCGCGTGAAGCTGCTCGTCACCGACATGCCCAAGGCCTTCGGCGACATGGCGGCGCGCTTCCTCGGCGAAGACGTGCAGGACGTCGAAGCCATCGACCTGTAGGGGACGAGGAACCGACGTAGGGCGGGCTCCGACGAGTTGGCTGCCGCGCTTTCTTGGGCTCGAGCGCTGCGCACACGCTCCTCGATCCTGCGCGCTGTCGCACCAACCGGAGTCTGCGGCAGGTAGTCCCCTTGACTGGTTCGCCGGCCTCGCGAACCCTCATTCGACATGCGCTCCGCGCCCTCCGCGCACCCCGCTGTCGAGCCTCCGGCGCTCGCGACGACAGACTCCATCGACGAGCGGCTCGGGCAGCTCGCCGTGCGCGAAGGTGACGTGGTCCTCGGCAAGTACCGCCTCGTGGGGCTCCTGGCGGCCTCGGCGACGGGCGCCGTCTTCCTGGCGCACCATACGGAGCTCGACCACGAGGTCGCTGTCAAGCTGCTGCTGGAGCCTTTCGCCCATGACCCCGAGGTCCGCGCGCGCTTCAGCCGGGAGGCGCGCTTGATGGGACGCATCGACAGCGATCACGTCGCTCGCGTCATCGACGTCGGCGAGCTCGCCGATGGCACGCCGCTGATCGCCATGGAGTCGCTTCGCGGGGTCGATCTGCGCCAGGTCGTCCGCGACAACCCCGCGGGCATCGAGCCCGCGGGGGCCGTCGATCTCATCATCCAATCGTGCCTTGGCCTCGCGGCGGCGCACGCGCGAGACATCATCCATCGCGACATCAAGCCGTCCAACCTGTTCCTCGCCGAGCGCGAAGACGGCACCGCGGCCATCAAGGTCATCGACTTCGGCGTCGCGAAGATGCGCGCGGGTTCCGCCTCGCTTTGCGACGCACTCACCAGTCCGTCATCCCTCGTGGGCTCGCCACGTTACATGGCGCCGGAACAGGTCACGTCGGCGCGCGACGTCGACGCGCGGAGCGACATATGGGCCCTCGGCGCGATCCTGCAGGAGCTCATCACGGGACAAGCCGCCTTTCCCGACTCGGGCGTCTCCAACGTCCTCCGTCGCATCGTGAGTGGAAGCCCGGCGCGCCTCCTGGAGCTGGCCCCGAGCGTCGATGCCGGCCTCGCCGGCGCCGTGTCGCGAGCCCTTAGCCGAGATCGACGCGAGCGGCCCGGCGACGTCGCGGAGTTCGCGCGCGAGCTCGCGCCGTTTGCCACACCGGCGGGGCGCGCGCTCGTCGCGCGCGTCGCCCGTGTGCTCGCTCAACGGACGGCGTCACGCCCCAACGCGGACGCCTCGGAGCGCAGCGCGAGCGCGAGCGGCAGCCGCGCGCGCGCCGCCCCGGTCGTCGTACTGCCGCCTCGCGGCCTCGACGACGATAACGTTGAGACGCGCCCCCTGTCATCGAGGCGAACGGGCGATTCCGCGCCGGTCGCCATCCTCGGCCCCATCGCGCCGGTCTCCATCCGGGCCCCCGTCTCGGTGCGCGCCCAGCGACCCTTGGGCCAAAACGCGACGATCGCGCTGGTGGGCGGCGGCGTCCTCTTCATCGCCGTCGCCGTCGGCGTCGTAGCCGCGCTCTCGCGGAGCACCGTTCCCGCGGCGAAGGCGTCGTCCGGCGCGCCGCTCGCTCACCCGGCACCGCCACCGCCGCGGTGACTGCGTCCACCTCCGACCGGAGGCAGCCCCCTACACGCGTGACGGAGGGGGCGCGGCGCTGACGCGACCTCGGGCCTCAGCCCTCCGGTCGAGGACGCGAATCGCCTTCGGTGGGCGCGCCACGAAGTCGGCGACCGCGATGGACTTGAGCGCACGGCGCACGGCTCCTTCGCGCGCGACATGGGTCAACATCACAACGTCGACGGCCGCTCCGCGCGCGTCCCCGCCGCCAAACTGAACCATCTGCCCGATGGACACTTCGCCCTCGCCAAGGGCGCCGGTAATTCGCGCCAACACGCCGGGACGATCGAGGACGCTGAAGCGCAGGTAAAACGCGCACTCCGCGTCTTCGATCGAGAGGGTCTTCCGTGGCGCAAGCTCGACGCTTCGCGTCGAGAGCCCCTTGGCGCCGCCCACACGCGCGCGCGCCACGTCGACGACGTCGGCCACGACGCTGACGGCCGTAGGCAAGTCGCCCGCGCCGCGTCCCGAGAGGAGCAGCGGGCCCAGCGCCTCGCCTTCCAGAGAGATGGCGTTTAGCACGCCGCCTACGTTGGCGATCGTCGAGTCGCGCGGCACGAGCGTCGGGTGGACGCGGAGCTCCAAGCCTTCCGCGCGGGCGCGCGCGATGGCCAAGTGCTTAATGGTGTAGCCGAAACGATCGGCCGCCTCGTGATCGAAGGGCTCCAAGTCGCGGATGCCCTCCACGTAGAGATCGCCGCCGCCTTGCACCGGCTGAAGCCCAAACGCGAGCATGGCGAGGACCATCAGCTTGTGGCCAGCGTCGTGTCCGCCGACATCAAGCTCCGGGTCGGCCTCTGCGTAGCCAAGATCTTGCGCCTCCTTGAGCGCCGCCTCGAAGGACAGGTTCGCGCGACGCATGCGCGTCAGGATGTAATTGCACGTTCCGTTGACGATCCCCGCCAACGCCACCACGCGGTCGCCGGCGAGCGCCTCTCGAAGCGTCCGCACGATGGGGATGCCGCCTCCGACGGCACCCTCGAAGGCGAGGTCGACACCCGACTCCTGCGCCGCGGCGAGGAGCTTCGGCCCACGCTCCGCGAGCAGCATCTTGTTGGCCGTCACCACGCTCCGTCCGCTGCGCAGCGCGCGCTCGACGTAAGCGCCGGCCGGCTCGAGGCCGCCCATGACCTCGACGAAGATGTCGATGGTTGGATCGGCTAGGACGGCCTCGGCGTCTGTGGTCATGAGCGACGCGTCCAGCTCGCGGACCCGTTCCTTGGCGGGATTTCGCACCAAGACCCGCGCCAGCTCCACCGGCGCGCCGACGCGCCCCGCCACGTTCTTCGCGTTCTCAGTGAGGAGGCGGACGACGCCGCCGCCAACGGTGCCGCAACCGAGGAGACCGATACGAATGGCCATGGGGTGGCGAGCGTAGAGCATGGCGAACGACGAGGGAACGTCGGATCCGTTCGCGCCGAATGCAAGAAAGCCCGACCCCCACTCCGTGGGCGCCGGGCTCTTGCCGGTGGCAGAGGCGGTCAGTTTGCCGGCGGTTGCGCTTCGTCGATGGGCTTCGGCTGAAGCTTCTCTTCGAGCGCCGCTTCCAGCACTTGCTCCATCTTGGACGCGAACACGAACTCGAGCGCGTCCTTGATCTCCTGCGGCACCTCATCGAGGTCCGCCTTGTTGCGCTCGGGAACGATGACGCGCTTGATGCCCGCGCGGTGAGCCGCGAGGACCTTCTCCTTGAGACCACCGATGGGGAGGACTCGACCACGAAGCGTGATCTCGCCCGTCATCGCTACGTCGTGGCGGACGCGAACCCCGGTGAGCATCGAGACGAGGGCCGTGAACATCGTCACGCCAGCGCTCGGGCCATCTTTGGGCATCGCGCCAGCGGGAATGTGGATGTGGATGTCGCTCTTGTCCAAGAAGTCTTTGGGGATGCCAAAGACGTGCGAGTTGGCGCGCACGTAGCTAAGAGCGGCTTGGGCGCTCTCCTTCATGACGTCGCCGAGTTGCCCCGTGAGCTGGAGCTTGCCGGAGCCGTACATGCGCGTCGCTTCGATGAAGAGGATCTCTCCGCCGACGCTGGTCCACGCGAGGCCGGTGCAAACGCCCGCTTCCTCCGTTCGTTCCGCGACCTCGCTCGTGTACTTCTGAGCGCCGAGGAACTCGCGGACCTTGTCGGCGTCGTCGATGACCC contains the following coding sequences:
- a CDS encoding serine/threonine protein kinase, which produces MRSAPSAHPAVEPPALATTDSIDERLGQLAVREGDVVLGKYRLVGLLAASATGAVFLAHHTELDHEVAVKLLLEPFAHDPEVRARFSREARLMGRIDSDHVARVIDVGELADGTPLIAMESLRGVDLRQVVRDNPAGIEPAGAVDLIIQSCLGLAAAHARDIIHRDIKPSNLFLAEREDGTAAIKVIDFGVAKMRAGSASLCDALTSPSSLVGSPRYMAPEQVTSARDVDARSDIWALGAILQELITGQAAFPDSGVSNVLRRIVSGSPARLLELAPSVDAGLAGAVSRALSRDRRERPGDVAEFARELAPFATPAGRALVARVARVLAQRTASRPNADASERSASASGSRARAAPVVVLPPRGLDDDNVETRPLSSRRTGDSAPVAILGPIAPVSIRAPVSVRAQRPLGQNATIALVGGGVLFIAVAVGVVAALSRSTVPAAKASSGAPLAHPAPPPPR
- a CDS encoding glutamate racemase, which translates into the protein MSGPLDGAAPLGVFDSGLGGLTVVRALRLALPFENIVYLGDTARVPYGTRAPGTVVRYAQACAQHLVGRGVKAIVIACNTVSAVAPERLRIDLDRPVLGVIEPGARAAVAASKTGRIGVLATAGTIASGAYARAVTNLSTRSEVTGQAAPLLVPLAEEGWLEGEVPRLAVRRYLEPLARARVDVVVLGCTHYPLLRGTIESEARALIDKDVAVVDSASTMADEVRGFLDARQLHRVSSVRGRVKLLVTDMPKAFGDMAARFLGEDVQDVEAIDL
- a CDS encoding homoserine dehydrogenase, whose product is MAIRIGLLGCGTVGGGVVRLLTENAKNVAGRVGAPVELARVLVRNPAKERVRELDASLMTTDAEAVLADPTIDIFVEVMGGLEPAGAYVERALRSGRSVVTANKMLLAERGPKLLAAAQESGVDLAFEGAVGGGIPIVRTLREALAGDRVVALAGIVNGTCNYILTRMRRANLSFEAALKEAQDLGYAEADPELDVGGHDAGHKLMVLAMLAFGLQPVQGGGDLYVEGIRDLEPFDHEAADRFGYTIKHLAIARARAEGLELRVHPTLVPRDSTIANVGGVLNAISLEGEALGPLLLSGRGAGDLPTAVSVVADVVDVARARVGGAKGLSTRSVELAPRKTLSIEDAECAFYLRFSVLDRPGVLARITGALGEGEVSIGQMVQFGGGDARGAAVDVVMLTHVAREGAVRRALKSIAVADFVARPPKAIRVLDRRAEARGRVSAAPPPSRV